A genomic window from Silene latifolia isolate original U9 population chromosome 11, ASM4854445v1, whole genome shotgun sequence includes:
- the LOC141612733 gene encoding replication protein A 70 kDa DNA-binding subunit B-like: protein MIVDHSHEQILIITAWADLPLQECLALQSIAPSFPVVAFTALMPSYQKGFSLCTTHSTFIMLDPPGEEAELLRTWAKQNKSLLAGKRQHVFEVRLPEIHRTITRIETLLKKSANNTLQEEHHWLYVTLHQFDPKDVHLYHGCSNCGTGNDEEIGVAYLCNDCLQDNVVSTPRMAATFQVADGTGEYTLSAYTENLEMLLEMKAAAFHSLTEQGKQAYLKDIADKFKTTKLYVKVMPTKALSRTQELKWMLHKISLT, encoded by the exons ATGATTGTCGATCACAG CCATGAACAGATTCTGATAATAACGGCTTGGGCAGATCTGCCTTTGCAAGAATGTTTGGCATTGCAGTCCATAGCACCAAGCTTTCCTGTGGTAGCCTTTACAGCTCTAATGCCAAGCTACCAAAAAG GATTTTCCCTTTGTACCACGCATTCAACATTCATCATGTTAGATCCGCCGGGAGAAGAGGCTGAATTGCTCAGGACTTG GGCCAAGCAAAACAAAAGTCTACTAGCAGGAAAAAGACAACATGTCTTTGAAGTCCGCCTTCCAGAAATCCATCGTACCATAACAAGAATTGAAACACTCCTCAAAAAGAGT GCAAACAACACTTTACAGGAAGAACACCACTGGCTATATGTTACGCTGCACCAGTTTGACCCTAAAGATGTGCACTTGTACCATGGTTGTAGTAATTGTGGCACTGGCAACGATGAAGAGATAGGAGTCGCATATCTGTGTAATGATTGTCTGCAGGACAATGTCGTTTCCACTCCAAG AATGGCAGCAACATTTCAAGTGGCAGACGGAACTGGAGAGTATACTCTATCTGCATACACTGAAAATTTAGAAATGCTTTTGGAAATGAAAGCTGCAGCCTTCCACTCTCTGACTGAACAG GGTAAACAGGCCTATCTCAAAGACATTGCAGACAAATTTAAGACGACTAAGTTGTACGTTAAAGTCATGCCAACTAAAGCTCTCTCTAGAACTCAAGAATTGAAGTGGATGCTCCACAAAATCTCTCTAACCTAA